TCCTCGCGGAGGTCCTCTATCTCCTCTTCCAGTCCCATTATGCTACTGTCGGCCGTTCGGCTCGTTAAAGGTGTTCCTTCCGCCTCGCAGCCGAGTCGTCGGGTTCGCCGGCTTGCGGGAGACCCGAGTCGAACGGGCTGGAAACGGTGATATTTCGACACGATTATCCCGAGGGATCGTGAGAGTTGACACGTCGAATGCCCGATCCGACGATCCTCCGTGACAGCACGCAGATCGTCCTCCCTCGTTGCGCGCTCGACGGGTTACGAGACGGGGTCTGCGAGCGATTCACGGTGACGATTGTCGAAACCGATGACCACTACCGGATCATCGGGAGTCCGGTCGAAATCAAGGCCGCGAGCAACTTCCTCGCGCGGAACGGCGTCGCGGTCGCCTGACTGCCCCTACCGACCGACTCTGCCGCTCGATCGTACTCCTCGTCGCTCTTCGTCGCTCCTAAAAATCTCACCAGCAGCAGGAGAACTCGTCGAATCAGCCGGCCGCCTGCCCGTCGAACCGTCCAAAGTCGGCGTCCCGCCGAACGCGCCGACGACTTACCCGATGACGCCGACGAGCAGCTGTGCCACGATGAGCACGAGGAACAGCAGTCCGGCCGCGAACGACCCGGCCGCGACGCCGTGCGCGTTCCCGAGGCCACGCCCGCGGGCGCCGAAGTAGGCGCCGAAGAAGACGAAGCCGGCGATCAACAGCGCGACCGCGGCGTACACGAGGGTGAGCAGACTCCCGGAGAGCCCTTCCGGCACGCCGAAGCTCCCGACCGCGAGGAGCGCGACCGCGCCGATACCGACCGTGATCAGGATAAACGAGATCGCCCAGGTTATCGGTTTCTGGGCGACCTCGCTGAGGGTGCCGGTGATCGCATCGTACCTGCTGATCGATCCGGCGCCTGGGGCGGTGCGTTTCGCGCCGATCTGCGCGACGGCGACGAAGGTGCCCACGACGAGCAGCCCCATCAGTGCCGTACTCAAGAGCGTGAGTGAGACCATGGTGAGTTCGTTGTAAGCAGGTCCGTTCCCGCGTACAAATAGCCTTCGTATGTTGTGCCGGTCGACTTCCCGTACGCTGTGCCGGTCGACTTCCCATACGCTGTGCCCGTCGGCTCGTCCGCGCTGCCGACAGCCCCTCGACTGTGCTACCGGCCGATTCGACCGCCCCGCTCACCACACGGGCTGTCAGCACCCCCGGCGGCGACGCTGGGCGACTCACGGGCGAGTTACGCTTTCGCAGTGATACGTTGGCCGGGCGCTACTGTGGCTGTTTCAGGGGGTCACGCCGCGGCCATTCACACAAGAGTTAACTGCGCCTTCGCCAAGGAGTAGACAAGAGCAAAGAGACGAACATGATAGACACACTTATCCTGCAACAGGGGAGCGACTGGCGCGCGCAGGCGGAGGTCTTCGACGAGATTTTCTTCGTCTTCCTCGCGCTGGGAACGCTGGTCGGAACGGTCGTCGTCGCGTACACGCTGTGGAACGTGTACAAGTACCGCGACGACGGCGGCGAACCCAGAGAGGGGTTCGACGCGCCACAGGTCGGCGAGCTCCCGACGGGACAGGGCGGTCCGAAAGCAAAGAAGCTCTTCCTCTCCTTCGGGTTGAGCGCCATCGTCGTCATCAGCCTCGTCGTGTACGCGTACGGGATCCTCCTGTACGTCGAAGACGGCCCGGATGCGGAGGGTGACAACATCGAGATCATGGTCGAAGGCTACCAGTACGGCTGGGACTTCGAGTACCCCAACGGCCACAGCACGACCGGTGAACTGACCGTGCCCGCCGACACGCGGATCGACATCACAGTGACCTCACGGGACGTGTGGCACAACTTTGGCTCGTCGGACTTACGGATCAAGTCCGACGCCATCCCCGGAGACACCAACACCAACTGGTTCTCCGTAAGTTCCGAAGAGGTCCAGGCGCAGGGCGGCGAAGCCACGTACATGATCGAGTGCTTCGAGCTCTGCGGACCCGGCCACTCCGCGATGAAAGGACAGATCACCGTCATCCCGCAAGACGAGTGGGAAGAGTGGTACGAGGGAACCGGTAGCAGCGACGCCAACGTCGAAGGCGGCGTCGGTACCGACAGTCCCGCACGCGTTAGCGGGGCGGCGCTCGGAGGTGTGAGCGCATGAGCGAACTCCCACCGACCACGTCCGTCAAGCGCTGGTTCGTCACGACGAACCACAAAGACATCGGCATCCTCTACACTATCACCGCGCTGTTCTTCCTGCTTTTCGGCGGGGTGCTCGCGCTGCTCATCCGGATGCAGCTGTGGGACCCGACGAGCCAGATCCTCTCCGGGCTGGCGTACAACGAGGCCGTCACCGCCCACGGGATGATCATGGTGTTCTGGTTCCTCTCACCCTTCGGATTCGGGTTCGCGAACTACTTCGTGCCCTTGCAGATCGGTGCCGACGACCTCGCGTTCCCCCGGCTGAACGCGCTCTCGTACTGGATGTACCTGCTTTCGGGCGTTCTCCTCGGAATCAGCTTCTTCCAGGGCGGCACGCTCAGCGCTGGCTGGACGATGTACGCCCCGC
This genomic window from Halorubrum sp. PV6 contains:
- the coxB gene encoding cytochrome c oxidase subunit II; translated protein: MIDTLILQQGSDWRAQAEVFDEIFFVFLALGTLVGTVVVAYTLWNVYKYRDDGGEPREGFDAPQVGELPTGQGGPKAKKLFLSFGLSAIVVISLVVYAYGILLYVEDGPDAEGDNIEIMVEGYQYGWDFEYPNGHSTTGELTVPADTRIDITVTSRDVWHNFGSSDLRIKSDAIPGDTNTNWFSVSSEEVQAQGGEATYMIECFELCGPGHSAMKGQITVIPQDEWEEWYEGTGSSDANVEGGVGTDSPARVSGAALGGVSA